From one Asterias amurensis chromosome 14, ASM3211899v1 genomic stretch:
- the LOC139947524 gene encoding uncharacterized protein produces the protein MAHCEGMLQEKNLLIFLFGILVWFYPLSCWCLDLTALDLSGMQASQISSYQNNSADRAIDGNQSTNFFDWSCSSTDYNAHPWWKVDLGANHCLGRITLVNRGDSDYERLNAAVVRAGIQGDIFNNAACGLPVTQDQASIPGAHLQFVCDPPVISRFVSVDDGFHVSGPDNNFLTLCEVMVEEYPTGHCPQSTTAMIVDPSFSISCMFTLMFVDKQITNARPLSVLDMKSMLRCFQRCLRMENECWSIDYVMTSGQCRLYDVKAGDLKADDQPRCLVYAVVRG, from the exons ATGGCTCACTGCGAAGGAATGTTGCAGGAGAAAAACCTGTTGATATTTCTCTTTGGAATCCTCGTGTGGTTTTACCCGCTATCCTGCTGGTGCCTCGATCTCACAG CGTTGGACCTCAGTGGGATGCAAGCCAGCCAGATCTCGTCCTACCAAAATAATTCAGCCGATCGAGCAATTGACGGAAACCAAAGCACAAACTTCTTTGATTGGTCTTGCTCCTCTACGG ATTACAATGCCCATCCGTGGTGGAAGGTGGACCTGGGAGCAAACCACTGCCTCGGTCGTATCACCCTTGTCAACAGAGGAGATTCTGATT ACGAACGACTGAATGCCGCCGTGGTTAGGGCAGGCATTCAGGGCGACATTTTCAACAACGCCGCGTGTGGGTTACCAGTGACACAAGACCAAGCGTCGATCCCTGGGGCACACTTACAGTTTGTATGTGACCCGCCCGTGATTTCCCGGTTCGTCAGTGTGGACGACGGTTTTCATGTGAGCGGACCAGATAACAACTTCCTAACACTTTGCGAAGTGATGGTTGAAGAGTACCCCACGGGACACTGCCCTCAATCAACAA CTGCAATGATCGTGGACCCGTCGTTCTCCATCTCCTGCATGTTCACATTGATGTTTGTGGACAAACAAATCACCAACGCACGCCCTCTGTCGGTCCTTGACATGAAGTCGATGTTGCGCTGTTTCCAGCGGTGTTTGAGGATGGAAAACGAGTGTTGGTCTATCGACTACGTCATGACTTCTGGTCAGTGCAGGCTCTACGACGTAAAGGCTGGAGACTTGAAGGCAGATGATCAGCCTCGCTGCTTGGTGTATGCAGTAGTCCGTGGCTAG